CCAGGTGGGCCTCGCCGTCCACCACCTCGCCGACGGCGTAGCCAGCCACTTCGACGGTGGCGTCCTCCACGCCGGGGACCGGCGCAACCCCGCCGGCCGGCACGGTCAGCACCCACGCCCAGCCGGACGCCGCGAAAGTGGCCAGTACGGCGTCACTGAAGGGCTCGTCGTCGGCGATCGAGGCCATCCCGGCCTGCCGGAAGAGTTCGCCGGCGGCACGTTCCAGGTCCTGGACGGCACGGAAGTCTGCAGTGGTCATGGCGCGGATCATCACTCCAGTCAACCAGTCCCGGGATTGCGCCGCATGACCCGGGATGAACGCCGGTGACGAATTGTGCCGCCCGATGAGGGCTGTCGTTGACCTTGGATGACGGCCGCCGCAGACTTCCAGGAGAACAAGGAGGACGAACAGGTGGAGAGCATCCGGCAGCTCGAGGAATGGCAGGGCCTGCGCGGCATCAACAGGGTCTGGGAGTTCGACGCGCCCGTTGAGACCGTGTTCCGCGCGCACACCGACCCGCTCTGGCTGGCCCGCTGGCTGGTGCCGGACGGCGTCGAACTGCGGTTCCGCCGCTGGGATGCCCGCACCGGCGGATCCTGGAGCTACTCCGTGGGCGCCGGCGGGGACGACTGGACCTTCTACGGCTCCTTCCACGAGGTCTCCGAGCCGTGGCGCATCGTGCAGACGGTGGAGGCGGAGGCCGACTCGCACGGCCCCGTCCTCGAAGTCCTCGACTTCCTCGAACTGCCCGGCGGCGGCTGCCGCCTCGAGGCCATCGCCATGTTCACCTCGCCCGCCGCCCGCGAAGAGGTCGGCGGCTCGGACGACGACGGCGGCCTGGCCCGCCTGACCGACCTCCTCTCCGAGCTGGGCGCCTTCTCCACCCCGCTGCCGCAGTAGAGTTACGCGCCCTCTGACCCCGCACGCGCCCTGTCGGACCCGCGCCCGAGCCCTTTCCCCGTCATCTGACGTCGCATCCGGAATGCCGTCGTCGCGAGTCCCGTTGCACGGGGCATCAGTGGGAACAGCATCAGTGAGAACAGTGCGCCGGACCGGCCCCTCACGCGAGAGGTGACCGGGACGACGCCGACAGCGCAAAGCGAGGAATCACCATGACACGTGCAGTGCGGTATGAAGAGTTCGGCGGACCCGAGGTCCTGCAGCTGGTCGCCGGCGAGGTGCCTCAGCCGGGCCCGGGCGAGGTCCGTGTCCGCGTCGCGGCCGCCGGTCTGAACCCGGTCGACTTCAAGATCTTCCACGGCGGCCCCGCGGCGGAGGCGTTCGGCGGAGCTCCCGGCTCCGGCGTCGGCAACGACTTCGCCGGCGAAATCGACGAACTCGGCGAGGGCGTCACGGGCTTCGCCGTGGGCGACCGGGTGTTCGGCGGCAAGCGGCACGAAGCGGTGGCCGACTTCGGTCCTGGTCCCCGCGAGCGGACTGCACCGCACCCCGGACGGACTCTCCGATGAGCTGGCCGCGACCCTGGACATCGCCGGACGGACCGCTGCCGCCGCGATCGACCAGTTGAAGCTGACGCCGGAGGACACCGTGTTGATCGGCGGGGCCGCGGGAGGCGTGGGCGTTCTGGCCACGCAGCTCGCCGTCGCGACCGGAGCCACGGTGATCGGGACAGCGTCCGAACGCAATCACGAATTCCTGCGCGGACTCGGCGCCGTGCCCGTCACGTATGGCGCGGGCCTGGCGGACCGCGTCGCGGAGATCGGCACGCCCACTGCCGCTGCTGACCTCAACGGCACCGAAGTGATCACCGTGGCGCAGGGCTTCGGTGTCCCCGCGGAGCGCATCACCGCGATCGCCGCGCACGGCCATCAGGACGGCGGGTTCATCGCGACCGGTGGCGGGGATGCCGGTCCGGGCGCGCTGGAGCGCATCGCGGCGGGCCTCGCCGACGGTTCCCTGGTCCTGCCCCTCGAAGCGACCTTCCCCGTGGAACAGGTGGCGGACGCCTACCGGCTGCTGGAGGAGGGCCACGTCCGCGGCAAGGTGGTCGTCACGCTCGACTGACGGGCGCAGCGCCGGGCCGGCCGGTTCCCGCGCCTTCACCCACGGAAACGTGGTTCACCCCCTGAAATTTCCCGGGGTGAACCACGTTTCCGGGGGCGCTTCCGTCAGCGCCCCTGGCAGAGCCCGCCCACAGAGGGGGTGTTGGATTCCCCGGCCCCGGCCTAGCGTGGAAGGGAGGGGCGACGCCCCGCCGCCGCCGTCGGGAGCACGGCGCATCACCCGGTGACGGTGGTTCCATCCGATCGAGGAAGGGGAACACCATGACGTCACTCTGGCTGGACCGGCCACCGATTGAGGGAGCCGGCGAAT
The nucleotide sequence above comes from Arthrobacter woluwensis. Encoded proteins:
- a CDS encoding SRPBCC domain-containing protein, producing MTAAADFQENKEDEQVESIRQLEEWQGLRGINRVWEFDAPVETVFRAHTDPLWLARWLVPDGVELRFRRWDARTGGSWSYSVGAGGDDWTFYGSFHEVSEPWRIVQTVEAEADSHGPVLEVLDFLELPGGGCRLEAIAMFTSPAAREEVGGSDDDGGLARLTDLLSELGAFSTPLPQ
- a CDS encoding alcohol dehydrogenase catalytic domain-containing protein yields the protein MTRAVRYEEFGGPEVLQLVAGEVPQPGPGEVRVRVAAAGLNPVDFKIFHGGPAAEAFGGAPGSGVGNDFAGEIDELGEGVTGFAVGDRVFGGKRHEAVADFGPGPRERTAPHPGRTLR
- a CDS encoding zinc-binding dehydrogenase; its protein translation is MKLTPEDTVLIGGAAGGVGVLATQLAVATGATVIGTASERNHEFLRGLGAVPVTYGAGLADRVAEIGTPTAAADLNGTEVITVAQGFGVPAERITAIAAHGHQDGGFIATGGGDAGPGALERIAAGLADGSLVLPLEATFPVEQVADAYRLLEEGHVRGKVVVTLD